The DNA region CCAGAGGAGAgcaccccccgctgagccccccgctGCTCCGGCCGAGCCCCCACCCACCGAGTGCGAGTTCCCAGCCCCACGGCCCGGTTGGCTCCGTACCTTGTTGAGCCCCTGGGGGCACCGCTGTGAGGAGGGCGAGGGccagaggcaggagaggggggCGCATGGTGGAGCCGGGGAGGGGTGGGagccgtggggcagggagaggggtctCCGGGCACAGGGTGCGTCTGCCTCTGGGCAGGGGCGTTGCTCACAGGGTTACAGCGAAGAGGAAGCTGCTGCTAGCAAAGCACAGGATATCACACGGGCTCCTGGGCAGTAGCTGCCCCCTGctgcaaatagaacccaggtgtcctggctcccatcccccctgCTCAAGCCCCTGGGCCCCACGTCCCTCTCCGAGCTggggttagaacccaggagtcctgggtcccagcccccaACACCCGATTAGCTCCTGGCTTTACCCACTTGCTTAGTTTTTTCCCCACCTAGTGGTTGGTCCTGGTGCTGCAGCCGCAGGATAACAATCAGCAAGGCGCAAAGCTGGGGTTCACAGGTTCAAATCCCGCCCATGGAGGCGGGTGGCTCAGCGTGAATTCTCCTCATTCTCAGCTGTCCCTTGCCAGGagcggagatgcagccacctctggggtggggcgcagggggctggttatacagggattCCTCGGCCAGTGCAGAGATGCAGCTAACTCTGGGGCGGGGGACTGGTTATACAGCGATCCCTTgcccggtgctgagatgcagctaactgtggggcaggggagctgggtggCTCTTCACAGACGTTTGGGGCAGGAAATGAAGTGGAGCTGCGTCtgcctgaaccccaccccccagagccaggcCCAAAGGGTGGGGTCTTGAGGACAAAGGTGACACATCACAGACACGAGGGTTTCAAGGGCAGATTTTAATGCCACAATCCGTTAACCTGCAGAATTCCCCACCCCAAGATTCTAACAGAGATTTCTTGCATCTTCCAGTTGAATTTCCCATCACCTGGGATGGGAGCCAGGGTGTGAATGCAACTCATGAAGGGGGTGgacaggagggggaagtggagccGGGGCgggtgggggtcagacaataGTGTCATAGACCGTGGTgccgtgtggggggaggggctggggctcgagCCACCAGTGGGTGCTGGACTTCAGCATAAAGCAGGATGCCTGGGACCTAGGGAGAGAAGGGGCAGTAAGTTACAGAGATTCCCCCCgctaccccctgccccccagctctgctgatgcccctcactcccgacccgcagcccctgctcgcccagccctgggctccccccagctctgctggtgcccctcactctctCACTTTTCTTTCCCAACTCTGGGGCCCAAGGTGTTTTTCGGTCGATTTGGCTCCAAGCTGCAACTCTTCCAAGGGGGATAAACGGGGCCCAGGGGCTCCTTGGCACAGGatggagagaaggagaaaatcAAGAGGAAAGCAGGGATgggatagtggggggggggggggcgcggaaaTGTAACCAAGGAGCCGGTTGACCTGTGGAACTACCCACCACTGGATTTTTACAGACTGAACATGGCTGGGAAGGTTACGGACCTGGCTACTCAGGCAGGAGATCTTGGATCCACTCTGCACTCAGCTGgggaggcgggataccggggtagctGGGCCCATGGTTCTGACCTATGGTGGGAGCGGTGGGATACCTGGGCTCCATGGCTCTGACCTATGGTGGGAGCGGTGGGATACCTGGGCCCCATGGCTCTGACCTGTGGTGGTAACCGTGGGATACCAGGGTAACAGGCCTGCGGCtgggggttgtttttatttctctctctcacctgttTCTTTCTCTCATTTGTTTTGATTCTGTTGGTTACTGAAGGAAGAAAACGGCAAAGATACATGATGAAAACAGGTTTCTCCCCatccccggactcctgggtcccttcTCCCACCCTGTGGGGCTACCACTCCCCAGGCTCCTGGGTCTCTCCCTCTTCCACTCCgggctgtggctctgctccccggactcctgggtccctctctctctcttccctctccatcCCCTGCTGGGGGTGCCGCTCCCCGGACTCTGGGTCCCCAACTCACCTGCCCCGTATCCGTCTCCACCTCCACAGATGCCAAGCGCCCAGCCCTGCGCCGATCAGACCCAGAACCGCCATTGGTGCCGTGACCCACATCCAACACTCAGAGCTGGGGCCTGGAACAGAGGCAGGGTCAGGGCCAGCAGAGGACACcgtggggcaggtgtgggggggtgcaggataTGCAGCACTATCTTACCTGCGCCTCCTGCCCCGAGGGGGGGCTCCAGGCAGAACTCAAAGCCCCGAGAGGAGGTGCCATGGAGGTGACATTCCCAGTGCCCCCAGGCCCCGCGCCGGGACGGGTCCAGCCTCACGGTAGCCCCCAGTTGGCTCTTGGTAGCCCAGCCCCGGTTGCCCAGGGGCTGGGAGTTGAGGAACCAGCGGAACTGGGCCgagccagccagcagggggcagcgctggCAGTGGAGGGTCAGGGCTGAGGGGGACGTCTGGTTGGAGGAGACGGTGAGGTTGTTCCGACAGCCTggggggagcagatggggggtcagcaggggacgctgtggggagcagggtggggccctggctggggagcGCCTGGTGACCCCAGTGCTGGCAGGGGGTTTTGGGGGGTCTGGCCTCACCTCCTGTCACCTCCAGCTGGATGGGGGGCTCGGCCCCAGACTCCCCGTGGCACGTGAAGGTCCCCGAGTCGCTCATGACCAGGTCCCGGAGCAGCAGGGCCCCcaggctggaggggtggggatccaggcgCCCCCTGAACTGGTCCAGGGGGGGCTCCGGCCCGGGGGGCAGCCGGGCGATTTCGAGCTGGTCTCCAGGGTCGCTGGCGCATTTGGGGTATCGGGGGGACCAGACCCAGCGCAGCCgggggccctgggccccacagagcAGCAGGATCTGACCCCCGGCCTCCCTCACCTCCAGCCGCGGGGCggaacctgggagggggggaaaaagagggatGGCGGTGCCCCTTACTccagacccgcagccccctgctagcccagccctggccccccccaactctgctggtggccctcactcctgccccacagcccctgccagcccagccccgctcccccagttCTGCCGGTGGCcctcactccccgccccccccccagccttgccaATGCCCCTCACCCCGCAGCGGGCCAGGTGCCAGCAGGGTCAGCAGGACCCAGACGGCCAAGCCCATCGGTTCAGGGCGTCTCCCCGCCAGGGTCCGCGTCTCGCTCCGGGGCAGGAaccgacgggggggggggggggcggtggagggCGCGGACGTGGGGAGCCGTCATGGTTGGCGACTCCGGGGCTGAGTCAGGGGCCGGGGCCCTTATCACAGCAGCTCAgacttcccccagcccagccgcgcCTCAGTCTGCCGGGAGTGTGAACCAGCCGCTGCCGGCTCCCTTTGCCACACAGCGTTCACTCTGAAAGCTAATGATGGCCGCTCCATTGCTGTTCATGCCTGCGAACTGGACGGCCACCGCTGGCCTCTCACTGAGCTGCCCCCGCAGAGGCTGAaatgccccccactgccccagccggTCCTGCCCTGTTGACGAAGGGCAGGGAATCATGGGGCAGAGAGTTCCCCAGGTGAATCAAGCGTGAGAGAGCTGCCCCGGGAACTAGTCCTTGTGTGGCAGGAAGTTCCCCAGGCGAATGAGGCCCCCACCTGGCTCAGGAGACCAGCGCAGAGCTTGTTATAATTGGAAAGGAGACATTGGCAGGGTTCTAATTACAGGCTGCAGCTAGTGGCAGCGAGTTCCCCAGGTTAACGACTGGTCACAGGAGAGCCTCCCCCGTCCTGGTTTGATCAGAGCCTGGCGCTCAGGGGCCTACAGGTTAATTAAGACCTTGGCGTGTGAGAGAGAGTACCGCAGGCTAACGAGGGTGGGTGACCCCTGGCGAAGGGGGCTCAGAACCCATAGGGGAGAAGAGGCCCCATGGGACACGTTGCGGCCAGCCGACCTGGGAGACAATCTGGCCCCACATCCAGTAGCTGGGAGTTCCCCAGGCCCCCACAGGGCCGCTTTGAAGTGGCTGCCAGCATGAACGTTAGGCACCCACCTCGCCCCGTCTCCGCCCACACCAGGGCGCCAGAGACGCCACCCCGGCAGGCCTGGGAATGaggggctgccccctgctggaggaaaGTGGAGCCACTGTGTGTCAGGGCCCCCTGGCGGCCGGGCTGTGGATCCAGGCATGGGGGGCTAccccccagagctgggtgcaTCGCCGCAGACAGACAGACTCGAAGTACAAAAAATACCTTCTTTACTGTTAATTTCTCCAGCTCGGGGGGCCCCCCAGgtttggggctgggggcggaTTTACAGCGTGCGGCGGGGGCTCAcacacagcagggaggggggcaccCGGCTCCATATAAAACAGAccaacggggtgtgtgtgtgtcagtgcaaTCGATGGGCATGacgggggggggctccccggctACAAGTGCCAGGGCAAACggaaggctggggggggcagtggggtgcagtGTGTTGCCTCGAAGTTCCGCAGGTGCTTCCGGGCCTGTAGggcagagaagagggagggaatcagtgatggggggcagggagggatgctccagcccctgctgtagccactagccggggagagaaccgaggcgtcctggctccaagccccccctctgctctaaccactaacccccactcccttcccagagccgggagagaacccaggcatcctggctccaagccccccctctgctctaaccactaacccccactcccttcccagagccgggagagaacccaggcatcctggctccaagccccccccccgctctaagcactaacccccactcccttcccagagccggggatagaacccaggcgttctGGCTCCgagccccccccctgctctaaccactaacccccactcccttcccagagccaggagaggacccaggcgtcctggctccaagccccccctctgctctaaccactaacccccaactcccttcccagagccaggagagaacccaggcatcctggctccaagcccccccccgctctaagcactaacccccactcccctcccagagccagggatagaaccgaGGCGTCCTGGCTCCTGGCCTCACGCTCACCCCcactgctgggagggaggggctatCGGGGTCCACTCACCAGGAACAGGGCCAGCTGCCGTCGCCCCTCGGGCGTCATGTCCTCCCCTGTGGGGAAGGCGAAAGGTCTAAAGTCAGGAAGAgaccaacccccccgcccccggctgatTCCCCTCCAAACCGCCCCCCCCCTCGCCTCCCAGCCACCCCCTGGGTGGAAACCCCCCCACTGGCTGATCCCCAGCACCTGCGCTGGCCGGTTCTCAGCCCAGCGATCCTCCCGCTGATTCCGAGCTGATTGGCCCGAGCTGCGGCCCCGGCATCCCATTGGCCGCCCTCGCTGCCGCCCCACACTCACCTACGCTCCAGGGGAAGTGGCCGCCGTGCTCGGCCTGGTAGGAGCTCAGCACGGACAGGCACCAGTCCTCGTCCACCTCGTAGGAGCTGTACACcgaggctgcggggagggggccggttagagcagggctggggggagggggctggacgcctgggttctctccccagctctaggaggggagtgggggctggtggttagagcatttACCTTCCTCCACGGCGCTGGAAGCTTCTAGCCATTCCCGAACGACTCGCGCCCCCTCCTCGGCCATCACCTTGGGGTACctggaacggggggagggggggttagacACAGTGCTCCGGTggtgtccctcactccccctgcgatcccagccctgggctcccccaactCACCGGTGCTGGAGGAGTTTCAGCAGCAGGTCATTCCCCCTGTTTGACATGATATCTTCTGGGACCCTAAGGCACACCAAaaggggggcagagttaagggtattTTCCAGACTCTTCACTGACATGAGTTTGATGGTTCTCTGAATTCTTTATATGGCACACTAGAACTGCAGAATCCACTCCCCcaaacccactagaccccacttccctccctgtgccggggatggaacccaggagtcctggctcccgcctCCGTCTcctcccgctctaaccactagacccccacatccctccccgaCTTTTACTCACGTGGTGGTGATAATTTCATCCTTCGTTCTTCTGACCAGCAACACTGGCCCCTGGTATCTTGGGAAACAAAGAAATAGAAATAAACCGCTAAGCGAGGCCACATGACTGGGTGGGGTGGGTGAGATAGTGAATTAACATCCCCCCGTCCTCCACCCGTCCAAGATGAGATATTTCACCAGTGGCAAGTAGTCCCGAGGCTTAATCCTGAGGGCCAAGATTGTGGATAGGTTCAAGAAGGGATACTGTTAACCTGCGGAACTCCCCACCCCATGATATTGTCCTGATCAACCTGCCACTTGATACCAGAGGCCAGGATAGAGGGAGAGACTTAGACTTCATTATTGGGCTATGGAGCCAGCTGCCACAGGATACGAGGACAAGAGTTTGGAGGGATTGGGGAAGAAAGGATTTAGCCACGAATATGCATGAAATAATGTGGCAGGCAGTTCCACAGGTTATCAGTAAGGCCCGGAgatgagcagggctgggtccagaGATTTGGCTTCAGATGGAGGTTCACAACCACACCCTGTTGTCCAGGGCTGGGTTTTTCTGAGCCGAACGCCTGCAGAGCGCCACCCTGCGAACCCGACATTCGTCAGGTCTCAACTTCCCCCAGCCGTccgcgcctcagtttccctttttacCTGCAAAGCTGCTCGCCGTTGTTCAAGTTCAGGTATTGCCTCACCGTCCTGGTGACCAGCCCTCCTAGGACATGCAGGTTTCAGAGGAATtagaactcaaaaacaaaatcgTGGAGAGTCAAGTATGACCTAGCCACAGAAACACCCAGGGGGGTTTCGTCAACACCATGCTTAATAAATAGGTTTCCAAGGAACGAGCAGGATTGAAGCTATCTACCCAGCTATGGCCAGACTCCGCTTCCAGATAGGTGCCACGTAGAACATTAGTTGCAAcagtgtttaattttttaattttaattttttagctAGATTCAGCCAAGAACATTTCCCCCTAAAACTTCAACCAGGAATTAATTCAGCAGCGTTCTCCAGGCCGGGTTACGCAGGAGGCCAGACCAGATGACcaccatggtcccttctgcctcagtttccaaggTGTGAAGAGAGCTCAGAGGGACCTAAACAGCTGCGGTGGGGCACCGAACGTGAGCTGCGACAGCGTTCCGAAGAGTAAGAGATCAAATCGATCCAGCTGACTGGCACCGATCTGCCTCCAGACAGGTGCCATATAGAACATCGGTTGCAACGGCGATACGGTACAAGCGCTAGCTAACTTGCGGCAGGGCGATACAGACCAGGAGGTCTCACACAGCGCATTTCCAGGATATCAAAGAGCTTTATGAAGGAGGCCAGTCCCatcagctccattttacagatagggaaacagagTCACAGAATGGTgacatcacccagcaggccagcgaGAGCCGGAAAGAAACCCCAGGTCCCAGAGTACAacgctctatccactaggccaccctACCTGCTGGAGAGATCAGAGCAATCTAGCCCCACATCGTGCCACCAGGCAGGTGCGATACAGAACATCAGTTGCAACAGTGACTGTAGGTTGCTTCTAGACCGTAAACAACGATCGTTAGGTTAAAAGCGGCTCGGCACTAACGAGCGATAGATGCAGCCAGAGGCTGGGAGCTGATCTCTGGCAACCCAGCCCGGTCAATGTCTCGCTGCAGGTGCAGGACAGAACACTGGTTGCAACAGGGACGGTTGTATTAACAGAGGACTGACCCATTTTCCACAAGGGGAGGAAATTAATCCCCCGCACAAATGGCTAATGGAACCTCTCAGGGAGAGGAAGCTAACCCCCGCCTGCCACCTGATAATGAAAGCTTCCTCCGTTTCCGCAGCCAATtgggtttgcccacccctaccgCCGCCACACATGGGACACTCCCGAATGTCACGGCTCAGAGGGGAATTCTGAGTGGCTGAGTGGGGTCATATGACCTGCTGGGGGATCGGAAAGGCCGCTGGATTCTCAGACTAGTCCATGTGTTTGAGGCAAGGGGCCAAACCACGTGGGCGGtgtgaggagggggaagggctgaacCATGTGGGCAGAAGGGGGGGGGTCACTTACTGCAGCTCTCTGGCATGACCTTGAGCGCCAGGGGTACCA from Malaclemys terrapin pileata isolate rMalTer1 chromosome 13, rMalTer1.hap1, whole genome shotgun sequence includes:
- the LOC128848205 gene encoding uncharacterized protein LOC128848205 isoform X1 — its product is MGLAVWVLLTLLAPGPLRGSAPRLEVREAGGQILLLCGAQGPRLRWVWSPRYPKCASDPGDQLEIARLPPGPEPPLDQFRGRLDPHPSSLGALLLRDLVMSDSGTFTCHGESGAEPPIQLEVTGGCRNNLTVSSNQTSPSALTLHCQRCPLLAGSAQFRWFLNSQPLGNRGWATKSQLGATVRLDPSRRGAWGHWECHLHGTSSRGFEFCLEPPLGAGGAGPSSECWMWVTAPMAVLGLIGAGLGAWHLWRWRRIRGRSQASCFMLKSSTHWWLEPQPLPPHGTTVYDTIV
- the LOC128848205 gene encoding uncharacterized protein LOC128848205 isoform X2 — encoded protein: MGLAVWVLLTLLAPGPLRGSAPRLEVREAGGQILLLCGAQGPRLRWVWSPRYPKCASDPGDQLEIARLPPGPEPPLDQFRGRLDPHPSSLGALLLRDLVMSDSGTFTCHGESGAEPPIQLEVTGGCRNNLTVSSNQTSPSALTLHCQRCPLLAGSAQFRWFLNSQPLGNRGWATKSQLGATVRLDPSRRGAWGHWECHLHGTSSRGFEFCLEPPLGAGGAGPSSECWMWVTAPMAVLGLIGAGLGAWHLWRWRRIRGSNQQNQNK